Genomic segment of Gavia stellata isolate bGavSte3 chromosome 10, bGavSte3.hap2, whole genome shotgun sequence:
CTTCATGTCTATGCTTAAGCTTTTGTTTGAATAGTTACGGCCTGTTTTCGTTTGTCATGTGTGTAAACTGTGCTCTACATGGGTACATGCCTTTCTAAACAACTTATGGTGAATGGCAATCGAGGGAAAAACTGCAATCTTCTACATTTCAATGCAGAAGTTAATACCTCAGTGATTTTAGACCTTCAGTGCAGGCTGAAGTAAGAAAGACTTCAAGTGAATAGAAGGATGGTTAAGAGGTATGATCTGGTAGTAATTCGGAGAAATTCTTTGCTCGCATCAGTCTGATACCAGCTTCTCTAAGGGGTATATGTGAAGTGGGGAGCTGTTGCCTTCACTTACCTCCTGAGGGAGTGGCATAGCAGAATTGGCACAGGACAAGTGCTTCAGAACACGCCTGGTACCATCTGTTTTGGTGTATACATGAGCTAATTCAACCACTGTATAGCTTCTGATGGTCTTCCTCGGCGCTGTGCAAAAGTGACTTTACATATTGCAAACCACAAAAGCTGAACACCTGCATCACACTGAACCAGGTATCTATGAGAGTCATCCTGGAGAAATGATACTGCATGAAGAAGGACTCGAGCTTTGGCTTTGTTTCAGAGAGAATTTTGTCTTGCTGGGCTTTAGAAATCATTCAGCTTCAGCGATGAATTGGAATTTTGCATGGCATGGCATCTGTACTGACATGTGAAAAAGATGATTTGCCTTCTTGTAATACTGTTCTTGCTGATGTGGCATGTGGGAAAgctctggggctgcagcacTTAGATGGTGAACATCCCGGCTTCCCAGAAGCACACAATTCTTGAATGTtccattttgtgtttctgtatcTCCAAATTAATGACCTGATATCCATGCTGTTACATACCTAGTGTGTTAGTGTGGGACACTTCAGATTCATCTGGCACAAATGGAATAGTTTTAATATATGCGACATCAGAATTGCCACATGGCAAAGCACAGATCTACTGAGCCCCATACTGTCTCCAGAAGTGGTACTAAGTGGAGTGCTTAGAGCAAAAGATGTAACAAGACTGCagtgatatttttctcttcccagcaAGATCTCCTTGCTACTTGCCAGAATTCGTGCAAGGATGTCCTAAGCTAGAAACTGCATCTGGACCATGAAGTTTTATAGTGATGGGATTTTATCTGTGAAGTGTGCAAGGAACtattaaaattaatgcttttgCCCTCCCATTTAATTAGTCAGTGTGACAAAGTGCTTCTTGATATCGTCTTTAATgatctgtattttgtttttacctttctgcttttatcaCAGTCCTCTAGGCCTTTCATGTCTGTCccttactgttttttttttcccttgcatgACTGCTGCTGTATTTAGCCATTTTGCACTTCTCATAATCTTCATTACCCTTCTCTATTTGTCTCTTCAGAGATGGGCTGACCAAATTCTACTCAAGCTCTAAATACAAAGTTCTATGACACAGttgtgttttgatttgttttctatGCCTTCCCTAATGAGTCCTAAAGCTCTCTTTGTTTTCATGGCTTCTGAGCACAGAGTTGGTATTTTTCAGAGTACTATCTAAAATAATGCCAAGGTGTTCTGTTTCCTAGCCAAGAGGTTCGTAACATCAACTTAACACTACTTCTTATGCTGTGTATGGTTAGGgttacttctatttttttatgttaCTTTTCACGTATTGGTAGTGAATTTCACCTGTAGATTTACTATGCATTCACTATTGTAAATTCTCTCTTCAGGctcctttcttttaaactaCTCTGAATAATATTATGTTGGCAGCAGcatttttgctgccttttccaGATTATTTAAGTTTAATAGCACAGATTAttggggaaggcaggggatgAGTGTCCATAGCAATCTGCTGCTGTTACAAAAACTGCTTGTGACTACTTCATATCACTCTCCTACTCCCTCACTTTTTGGTGTATCCTGTTAAGAACCTTTTGAGAAGATGTAAAAATAGAGAGTTGAGGGTAACCCCCTTTTCTCCCAGAATcaacaaataaaagaagaaatataagggggggaggggaaaacccactacaaaaaaaaaccccaaacccaaaaaaaccagaGTAGACAGAAAGtgtaatatttaatatatttattcttaTCTACTATTCCACTCTTCAGGTAATCATCTCTGACAAGTCCTAAAACTTGAGATTATTACTCACTTCAGACTGGGAGCCGCCAAGTGTTCAGAGGCTACAAGTCAGCTGATTACTACCATTGTGCCTCAGTATGAGGTAGTAGCTTCAGTTTCCTGCTCTGAAACGAGGAAGACCAGCAAAAAAGTTATGGCTGGTTTTTTGCTGGTGCATAATTTGAGTCAGCTATACTAGAGAAACACCACCTGACCTTTATCTGCTTAGTGATGCAAACCAGGCTAAGGCCTAGCAAAATAAAGCTATCATACTGATTTAAATATAAGGATGTAGTGCTGTGAGGCACTCCCCCCCCAAGAACTATGTATTGGAAAAACCTGACTTGCATGTGATTTTTCTAAGTGTAATTCTACCTTATGGCTGCTTTAAGGGCCATTAGCCCCTCCCTCATGTGGAAGGAATTAACCTGTTCCTTGATGGGAGCCTTGGACCTTGCTGGAGAGCTGTGCCCAGCAGTGGCTGCCGGACAAGCCATTGGCAACTCAGTATTTCTGATGGGAGGCTTGCACTAATTTTAGCTTCCCTAGCCAACTGAAACCTGTACGCTAAGcagtttggttgtttttttgatGGACAGGCACTGCCTGTCTGGCAACCAGTTTCCTGGAAAAGCAGGGCTTTCTGTAGCAAGCTAGGAGGTGAAACTGTGCTTGGGAGGGAGGTCAGGCTGTTCATAGTGTTACGCACAGGACCAGTCTGCGAAGTTATGGGTGGGCAGCATGTATGTGGCATGGGGACGGGAGCAGGGCCTGAAGATGGCTATACTGTTGTATGTAAAATAGAAGGGTGGGTGGACTGTGGAGCTCTAGAAGGTGGCTAAATACTTAAATGCTGACTTTactatttttggtttgttttgctgtcACTTAAAAAGGAATGCTTTAAATTTTGGCCGAGGTGGTATGTTTGGAAACCAgcttttatatttacatttcttcCTGCGCCTATTGCTCATGTTTAGTTTTTTATTAACCAATGCTTTTGCTAGAAAAATGCTGGGACAGCATTTTCAATCAAAATCGGGTAGATTGGCACATTTTGAAGTAAAACAATGTCCTGCGCAGTTCCATGGAGATAGGTGTTTATCTGGTGTGTGTAAATAGCAACAATGTATTCCTGATGGTGGGAACAGGTACGCACGTGTCTTCATACTTAGATATACACTGCATTTATCGTCTTAAATAAGTTTCCACTACTTTCAGCAAGATCCAGGATGTGATTTGTGTATATGTGGTAGTTGGTCAAATCTAAAAGTCTGTTAAAGTCCATTGGATTATGCAGAGGGCAAAATAACTCAGATGCTTATACCAGAGGAGTAAAACAAGCATTATGATCCAAAAAGGCGTGTTGAAGAAACTCTTCTTAGCTTTATTCTGCTTTGAGTAGTAAATTTTACTTCCATGTCATTACAGCTGTTAAATCacctttttccccagctttgcCATTCTCATtctcagagctgaaaaaaagaaaacaaagccattGCATTTTAAGactaattttctatttctgatgcTAAATCTCcttatttagaaaaatgaagaatacaCATACCTCCGGTAGTTAATCCAGCAGAATAAGCGTTGTTTTATTGttacagaaagaaatcagtAGAAGGCATTAGTTCTGGTAACTTTTGTAATAAAGCAAGTATATTAAGAAAATACGCTGTTATCACTATTTGAAAATTAGCACAGCTCTTTTctaactgttttgtttgttacCTTCACTAAGGTGTTGCAGACAGATGGTGTTGTCCTTGACTAGATGCTGACAGATTAAAAGGATGTATGAATAATTAAACAAACTCTTTGTTTAAACTAAACTCCTCAGCGGGAGCTGTAACTGTTTGGAAGCCTTTATCTTTTGTGTTGATGTTCACCGAAAACTTTCCTCTCTTGCTGGTGTAGTGAGTCAGAGTGGGAGTTAGTCACATTCTTGATTTGTCTGATGGAGTAACTTAGTACTCCTATAAACATCAGTATGGCTATTACCTGTAACTGGGTATAATGTGGGCTAGTTTGAAAGTGGCAGTGCAGGGCAGATGATTAAATGTTAAGGTTATTTTTAGAACAGCAATATAATGCTGTTGTTTGATATGTAAGAACCTCCCCCTACCGCGTAGTTGATTTGAGAACGCAGTGGGAATAATCTCCAGCTCTCTGACATGTTAGGTTGAAGAGTCACCCAAAATAGCATGTCTCATTCTCTCATCCTGCATGTGTCTGTACTGAGAGACAGGGGCTCAAAGCAGCTGTTTACTTGATTTATGCATGTCAGCAAATGTCCAACTTGAGTTATGTTTTGAATGCTGAAGTTGTTGCAAATCAGAAGCATCTGAGTGTAACTTTATATCATAGGGCCACTGATGTTAAGTTTAGCTCTTAAAAAGACCCACAGTACTGTTTGCAGATCAAGGAATTCTGAAGGATTCAAGTCCTGGTTGTGGTTTGAGAGAACAATCAGTCTGATGCTTCATTTACAGCCAATAGTCCATTTTTTGTCTTGCTGTATGTGTTAGAGAAACAGATGGCATGTATGAATGTTTCTCTATTAAAAAGTTTTGTTGTATGTTACTTTTTTTGACGCAAATGGAGCTAAGTCTCCATTGTGTTTTTTGAAGGTTGCACAGCTTCCagtgataaggaaaaaaattagctcATCTAGACTAGCTACCTGCCAAATGCCTTGGACCTTCATGTCCCATGAGAGCCTGTTCCACACTGTCAGTAGGTTTTACTGCCTATTCAgcttcagttttttctttccttcttcattcCATTATGTCTAGCCTTTGTCCCCCCCCATTTCCCTAATGAGTATTGAATCTTCAAAACATTTGCACACTAATTCATTTGACTgaaatttaaagaagaaaataaactctaaaatgcaaaacactggTGTCCTAATTATAGCGTTGTCACCCATCTCTCTGTATGGTTTTTCTGAGGGCCTGTGCTTCAAGATGTTGGTCTCCCACCAAGCTCAAGGAGAAAGTAAAATTGCTCCCATATGGAAAGAGTTATGTCCTACATTTCTGTCAGTTTGGGGGCGTGATGAAAGCTCCTAATTTAATCTAATATTTCTCTATATAGATTGGCACATGGAACAATTCCTCTGCCTCCTAGTTGTCCTTGGCCATCATTAACTTTTTCAGTAACTTGCTCAGAaggttcatttctttcccaaagcAAGATTGTTACATAAGGGACCATCTCCCTGGTCTGTCCTGTCTTTCCTTGCTTTCCATCCTCTTTCAGAGAGTCCTCAGTGCCTGTTTAATGTTCAAATGCTGCAATTACCTCCCAAAGCTTCCATTTCAGGGAggattgttttttctgttgtacAGTTTGTTGTTTTAGTAATGAATGATGAGgtaccaaaaataattttgactcCCCTCTTTTCACTGGTGGTGTTTAGGGTGAACCTGCTAGGCTGGGCATCGGTGGctgctttgaaaacagtttatttCCCTAAGAAACAGCTCTGTGTAATGCATTGTTCTAGATTTAAGAGgctttcctggttttatttcctttttagaaGTCACAGTAGGATTACAGGACTGCTTGGGAAAAATTGAGTCACTTCCTGGCTTTTTTCACTGATCAAAATGTCCCAGGGAGTGGCAATGAATAGGTTGAGGGGTAGAGAGTAATATGGCTTAGTTCCAAATTCTGCTGGGCACTTAAGACACTCACTTGGAGGCAGTGCCGACTGTTGGGATGTATTTTTGAGGCAGTTGCcaaactgcttttaatttaattgggaccagtttttttcctaattggcctttttctccttcatggAATACTTGTAAGTAAATGGGTAAGACCAAATACAGACTTATGCTTATCCCCCTTCCCTGAAAGTCAGTGTTTGTTTTCCACTAACCTCAAAAGAGAGAGAACCTAGGTTGTTCAGAGTGTCTATGAGTGGCAGGGAAAATTGTAGATGTTTCAGATGCTTCTTTCAggagacaaaaataaacaaaggttTTTAGAGATAGATGTGCTCAGCTAACATCTCGTGGCCTGTATACGGCCCATCTGAATGGTACTGCCAGCTCATAGTTACTTCTTAGAAACATCTTTCCCAGGATCTGTTCAGGAGCGCCCACACAGCAGGCCGTAAGATGAATGAATTGTTTCACTAGCAACCAGCTAGTGGGTGGGTGAGTGTCGCTTCTCCATTATATGCCTATACATATGTGATGCGGGAATTAAGGGACAATCCCCAAAATATAATGGGCTGGAGCAGTTGCTGGAGTGATTTATTTTGCCTGTACCAGCTACTTCTGCTTTCAGTTGCTGGCATAAGAGTTGCTGGCAGTAGCCTTTGTTCTTGGAGGACACAGGGAAGTGCACAAATGGCAAGATTGGTGCTTGGGAGAAGCAAAGGTCCTCTCAAGTGATAGAAAAGTGCAGTGGCCTCATTGATCAGAGAGGCTGGGCAGCACTGCTGGAATATTTCAGGCTGTTGTGTGCATGGCTGCACGAGGTTGATACTCCTATAAACTGAGAGCATTACGTACTGAAAAGCTCTTCCCAATCAGTGCATACTGATGCAAAAATACTTGAAACTCCTTATGTGATCCAATGACCGCGCTCTCTCCTGGCCTTACCTGCATTGTAAAGAAATGCTGGGCTGCCAATGCAGCTTTAGGCAGGGCCCAAACTTACTTTTGGTGCCAAATtgcaaaattattcagaatatagtctggaagaggagcagggagagaatGTGGGATCAGGACCCCTGATCTTCCTATAATTCAAGTACAGTGTTCTTTCCTTGAAGTGGAATGTGACTACTGTCTGAAATCTGCTGCTCTGTAAATATACTTTAACGCATACAATTAAACTGGATTTAAGTGGAACGCAATCATAAAgagctttctctgtttctggaACATCTTGCTATTGTTCTTTCAACCTTTTATAATTAAACTTTATAGTAATAAATAGACAACTTGACTATTAATAGAAtataaaaagtgttaaaaaataaCACTACGGACTGCATGGACTAACCGCATGTAGTGATGAAAACTGTTGCATTGTCTTTCAGAGGCTATAAAAATATCTAACTCAGgttaacaaaaaaatgttaaaacttGCATAAACATTGTTAAGGCAAGGTTGGCAATGCTgattacagaaaatacaaagcaaagctGGTTATTAAACAGTCTTTCTGATTTAAGTATCAATTTGGATTATCTAGGAAGTAGTTAGAATGCAGATAGGCACAAAAACATTCCAGTAAGGAGACAGTGTTAAGAAGCAATGCTGTTAGTTACCCGGcagaaatgaaaactaattCTGCTAATTGAGGTAGCATTAATGGAACTTTTAATTGTCACTGGAAAGAGAACCACTTTTAGTCTTTGAAGGTTACAGAAATAGCTTTTCTGAGATACcaaaatttggaaaataaactaTGGTAACTAGTGCATTGCTAAAGATGAAATAATTCAACAGTACCAAAATGCAGATGGGCATTTGTTAACAAACAAGAGCGAAGAAATGATTAGTATTTTCATATTAGTCTATAAAACAATCTAAATAGTGAAGTGAAACAGTTGCTAGCAGGTAAGAGTATCAGTTTGCTACATGAGCAAACAGCAGTGacatgattttccttttctgttaccTGTTAGTGAGGGATCTTCAGTACCGTCTCCAGATACCTGGTCGTGAAGATGAGCACGGTGTGTTGGTGAGCTTAAGTGTTCCTCTTGTTCTTGCAGGGAGATGGAATTTTTGTGGGGTACCTTGTTCAGGCTCGTGCCCAGACTGCTCACAGCGTTCGTCTGTGGGACTTCTGTGATTTTCCTGCTCGGTGGCTGATAAACCTGACTATGGTGGCCTATGGGATGATACGCTGGTTTCTCAGATTTGCTGtcgtcatcatcatcatcatcaatgATAACTAATTCTGCACGGATAACCCCATCGTATCGTGACAACTTTTGGTCTGCTTCTGCATCGTCATCAATGCGCTGATAACCCATAAAAATCATTGTTACTGGTTCAGAATCATCCACGTAACATGGTACAGCTTGGACAATGCTGTATTGAACATCTTCTTCATCTTGAGGTGCAGAGGATGTTTCGTTAAGATGGCAGGGACTTAAAAACCTTGTCTCGTTATGTCTTTCTCTTGTATTCTGGTAAAGTTCTAATTCTTCATgtgcagcttttccttcttcGTTATGTACCATCCTGTTCTCAGGGTTAGTGTGCACTTTCTTCTCTGAATGGGAAAGTACTGGAGAGGGAGACTTTGGCTGTATTACCTTTGGAAGATCAAGCCCATTCTCTTTATGTTGCTGCATAAAGGGCTCTCTTTTGGAGGAGAATTCTTTCTGATGATTGCTAAATCCATTCATCTGTCTTCTGTGAGTGTCTTCCAGTTTTGGTCCAGGGACTAATTTGTCTTTCTGAGGAGTAACCGGCCTGCAAAATTTGTTTGCAAACACAGGCTCATGATACTCTGTGGGAGACtgggcatttttttcagttgcctGCCGTAGCAGGTCCTCCACCTCAACAGGAGCAAGTTCATCCATCCCGTTTTGTGTTGTGCTGCCATTTGAGGACACTGCATAGACTGACTTCCTGCCATCGTCATAGACTTTAATTCCTGTCTCTTTAAACTCCTTTGAGGGAAGAGGTATTGTTGATAACACTGTGTTTTCTCCTGTCTTCATGTCTTTTTCAACTTTAATTTCCATGGCAAACAATGCTGTTGAAAGAAACAAGTGCTTAAACTGAtagtgcagcagctgcaagaaaTATTATAAAGAGTTCTGACAGTGATAAGAAGTGACTGTTAGAATGAATTATCAAAAACGTGAAATTATCACATACATAACCAATATATTGGATTCTCATTTTGAAGGCCCCCTTCCATCCTGTCAAAActtgaagtggaaaaaaattattttcatttggatCTAATTCTGTGAGGAAAAATAAGCTGTTGAGGAGCCAGTTTTCATTACGTGATTGAGAAAGCAAGATTTAACCTTAGCCCCTGGTGTTGTGCTGGGCAATAGCAGTTGAAAGAACTCAACGTGCTACAAGACTAAAGAGTCTTGGGCACTCAGAAGGGTCAGGAGGCTTTGTAGTAGTTGGGAGATAACCAGGCTACTGCTGGCTGCCCAGTAGGTATAAGTGCTGATAGAAAATGTGAAGTGTATGACACGAAGGGAGGAATTACTTAAAGTTATGCCAGGTAGGGGAATGAAGTGCTGGAAGGAAGTGTCAATATTGAAAACACTTGATCCTTATTCGCAATGGCACATACCTTACACCAGTGTCCCACCTCTCAGTTTTGATGACCTCACTGATAACATAACACAGCTTAAATGAGAACAACATTGTCCCATATCTGTAATGTCTATCCTTCCCTTAAAGTGTATTAGATTCAATTTATAGGAAGTCTTTGCACATATTGACACCCTTTGGAGTTAGTAATAAGCAgtaccttttctcttttcttcatcaTCGGTGGCAGCACGTGCTGTACTTTTCAGTGCGGAAGGCCTGAAATATTTGGGAAGGTCAGGTATGCTGGCGTATATGTAGTCTGCTGCCTCTGAATAAAGAAGATCCACAAAGCATTTAGTATGTTTTCACTGACTTCTACAAGAATCTTtctaaaaaatttttttttactaaacaTACCTTTTTCAACTCCTGCTTTTTCAGTCTTCACAgactaggaaagaaaacaacaataaaTGTGATTAGTCAGTTTTAAGATGTTAACTAGATAGTGCTTTGCTTTACCTGATAGTTTTAACTTCTTGTGTGCGCGGCTTCATACTGAGAAGGGGCTAAAAGCAGAACCTGCTCAGTTGGAGCATGGCAAGGGAGAGAGTGAaatttttctggtgttttttgCCAATATGATTCCAAGTTATATAGGGAAAGACAGGACATTACAAAGTGTTAATCAGTCACACAGCCTCACACTGTGGCCCAAGCTGGCTGGCTTCAAAGATTTTCAAAGGCTCTGCTTTGGCTTTCCAGTTGTGCTTATCTCCCTGAGTGTCTTtagagagagagtgtgtgtgtaaGAACAACTGGAGAACTGAAGTTTAGTTTCATCACTATATCTTTTTGAGATAGTCTAAGATCATTTTCAAATCTCAAAATGACCTTTTGACAAAGACTAATGATTGATAATATTAAGTCATGTTTCACTGTAACCTCTCTCAGGGATTTGGGGGAAAACATGATGCAGTTTAGCTGGGCACATCACCTGAAAGAGTAAGAATACGTCAGCCTCTGTACCCGTTATGTTTGTCTCTGGCTGAGATGCAAAGTTGCTGGTTGGTGTCAGTGCTATTTTTTTGAGATGTGCTATAGGTGAGTAGTGATAGAAATTGCTCCCCCACTCCCATAAACAAGCAAATAGAGACGTTTGGGTACTGGAACACTATAATATCTTGACCCCTCTTATTTGAACTATTGTCACTATAGACAAAAGCTCATGACCACTCACAGGATCCAGCTAATTCCCCTTTCTCTCGTTGTTATAATGAATGAGTAATGAATTCTACTTCTGGAGTAATTTGGCACTAACCTTTATTAtgtcttctgttgttttctcAACAGACttaagtttctttaaaattgcttcttccttagctgagacttccatttcctctctttccagAGCCTCAATTTCCTTCTCCAGTCTGCAATCACAATTCCCTTTGATTTAATACCAGGCAGAGTAGAACATTGCAGATTCAATACGTTGTGAATATGGACTTTAGTGGGGCTGGTTCTACTTACCTGGATGAATTTTTGTCTAATATGAGATCAGCTTATAATTTCACATGCATCAGGAAGTACTGTGAaagagtattatttttttatttaaaaaaaaaaaaatagtacctGCCATGGATTCCATCTGAGCCTACTTTGAAAACAGTGGCTGAAATTAACGTGCTTTTCAGGAGGGAATAGATTGGAAATATAGGCTACCACAGCATTTCCTCATCTCTAAGCAAATTTTCTCTCCTACGTTGTCTCAAGAATTGTGATTACTCTGTTGTAATTAAGGTGTAGGAATCTGGTATACAGGGGTTAGACACCAGGGTTATGACTCTGTTTGTCTCTTAATTTTGTATGTGTACTTGTACACATgatgaaaagaagcaaattcTTTTGTTGTAAAAAAGTCAGAGGAATGTTCTTGTACCTGGTAGTACTTAAAAGGCTAGAGTACATCACCTCATACGTTGTATTTTAATATGTGTAGCCAAACAGTATTCAGGAGGATCCCCTGTGAAGGAAAGGTCTAGTTAATCCATAATTAGAAGCTAAAATTCCAGAACAACCACGTCTATCAATTAAAATCAAATTGCATTCGTGTTTCTGAGGGGTGGAACAGGTTTCActtttttgataaaataataatgGTGATTGCAAGTACTTTTTGTGGATGAAACAGCTCTTAACTAATTTTCTAATATGTAAATTAATACTGCTAGAAATTATAATAGTGATGTGCTTTGAGGGCTACTTTTATGAAGTGATAATTCATAATTCTGTGGATTTTGAAAACTAAGCAACCTGCATAGTGGGAGGATGCTCAAGAGACTAAAGTCTGAAGCATTGTTTTTCAGTCTGTCTAGGATTGAGAATGAAGAATTTACAAACACCCAGGATGCTGAAGGAGCTTTCTGAGAGGGTGCGTGTGTGATCAGATCCAAGATGTCAAGACAATTCTCCACTGTTTTGCATGTGCGAACGTGGGTTCTGGGATT
This window contains:
- the PALMD gene encoding palmdelphin, encoding MEEAELLKERFQAITDKRKLQEEITQKRLKVEEEKMKHQHLKKKALREKWLLDGLSSLTPKEQEEMQKQNWEDQQQTYELEQDIFRLEKEIEALEREEMEVSAKEEAILKKLKSVEKTTEDIIKSVKTEKAGVEKEAADYIYASIPDLPKYFRPSALKSTARAATDDEEKRKALFAMEIKVEKDMKTGENTVLSTIPLPSKEFKETGIKVYDDGRKSVYAVSSNGSTTQNGMDELAPVEVEDLLRQATEKNAQSPTEYHEPVFANKFCRPVTPQKDKLVPGPKLEDTHRRQMNGFSNHQKEFSSKREPFMQQHKENGLDLPKVIQPKSPSPVLSHSEKKVHTNPENRMVHNEEGKAAHEELELYQNTRERHNETRFLSPCHLNETSSAPQDEEDVQYSIVQAVPCYVDDSEPVTMIFMGYQRIDDDAEADQKLSRYDGVIRAELVIIDDDDDDDSKSEKPAYHPIGHHSQVYQPPSRKITEVPQTNAVSSLGTSLNKVPHKNSISLQEQEEHLSSPTHRAHLHDQVSGDGTEDPSLTALRMRMAKLGKKVI